Proteins co-encoded in one Pseudochaenichthys georgianus chromosome 22, fPseGeo1.2, whole genome shotgun sequence genomic window:
- the LOC117467274 gene encoding alcohol dehydrogenase 1-like, producing the protein MATAGNVIKCKAAVAWEPNKPLVMEEIEVAPPKANEVRIKIVATSVCHTDLYHLFESMHKDGFPAVLGHEGAGIVESVGPGVTEFKTGDRVIPLFISQCRECRFCKSPKTNQCEKGWAADCYDVMSVEDSRFTCKGKKVLQFMGTSTFSEYTVVNQMAVAKIDPAAPLDKVCLLGCGISTGYGAAVNTAKVEPDSTCAVFGLGAVGLAAVMGCKAAGAKRIIAVDINPEKAEKAKVFGATDFVNPKDHSKPISQVLSEMTDGGVDFSLECVGNVGVMRNALESCVKGWGVSVLVGWTDLYDVAARPIQLIAGRTWKGSLFGGFKSKDGVPQMVKGYLDKKVKLDEFITHNMTLAQVNDAIELMKQGKCIRTVLSVSPQ; encoded by the exons ATGGCTACAGCTGGTAAT GTCATCAAGTGCAAGGCAGCAGTGGCCTGGGAGCCCAACAAGCCTTTGGTGATGGAGGAGATTGAAGTAGCTCCGCCCAAGGCCAACGAGGTCCGCATCAAG ATTGTGGCAACAAGTGTGTGCCACACCGACCTGTACCATCTGTTTGAGAGTATGCATAAAGATGGCTTCCCAGCAGTCCTCGGCCATGAGGGAGCCGGCATCGTAGAGAGCGTCGGGCCTGGAGTCACTGAATTTAAAACAG GAGACAGGGTCATTCCTCTGTTCATCTCCCAGTGCAGAGAATGTCGCTTCTGTAAGAGTCCCAAAACCAACCAGTGTGAGAAAGGATG GGCTGCTGATTGTTATGATGTGATGTCAGTAGAAGACTCCAGGTTTACCTGCAAAGGCAAGAAGGTGCTGCAGTTTATGGGGACCAGCACTTTCTCTGAGTACACTGTGGTTAACCAGATGGCTGTGGCTAAGATCGACCCTGCTGCCCCTCTGGACAAAGTCTGTCTCCTTGGCTGTGGGATCTCTACAGGATATGGAGCAGCAGTTAATACTGCTAAG GTGGAACCAGACTCTACATGTGCTGTGTTCGGCCTGGGAGCCGTGGGTTTGGCTGCAGTTATGGGCTGCAAGGCTGCAGGAGCCAAGAGGATCATCGCTGTTGACATCAATCCAGAGAAGGCTGAGAAGGCCAAGGTGTTTGGGGCGACCGACTTCGTGAACCCCAAGGATCACAGTAAACCCATCAGCCAAGTTCTGTCTGAGATGACTGACGGAGGAGTGGACTTCTCCCTGGAATGTGTCGGGAATGTTGGAGTCATG CGCAATGCTTTGGAGTCTTGTGTGAAAGGTTGGGGTGTCAGCGTTCTGGTTGGCTGGACAGACTTGTACGACGTTGCTGCCCGACCCATTCAGCTCATCGCTGGACGCACATGGAAGGGTTCTCTGTTTGGAG GATTTAAGAGTAAGGATGGCGTGCCTCAGATGGTCAAAGGCTACCTGGACAAGAAGGTGAAGCTGGATGAGTTCATCACCCACAACATGACCCTGGCCCAGGTCAATGATGCCATTGAACTGATGAAGCAAGGCAAATG